A window of the Mannheimia granulomatis genome harbors these coding sequences:
- a CDS encoding PTS mannitol transporter subunit IICBA, with the protein MSNVKVKVQGFGRFLSNMVMPNIGAFIAWGFITALFIPTGWLPNETFAKLVGPMIQYLLPLLIGYSGGKLVGGERGAVVGAITTMGIIVGTDIPMFLGAMIVGPLGGWAIKTFDKAIEGKVKSGFEMLVNNFSVGIIGMILAMLSFAFIGGIVTQISAALGAGVGALVDAGLLPLTSIIVEPAKILFLNNAINHGVFTPLGTAQAQEVGKSILFLIEANPGPGFGILLAYMFFGRGTAKQTAGSASIIHFLGGIHEIYFPYVLMSPRLILAVIAGGATGVLTNSLLGGGLIAPASPGSIFAVLAMTAPGAHFAVIASVVLSCAVTFALASILLKTQKGEASLEDAQAQTQAMKAESKGIATAAVNGNVRKIYVACDAGMGSSAMGASMLRKKVQAAGLNIEVQNLAINDLPQDAQLVITHKDLTARAQQRVATAQHLSLTNFLDSAFYDGLVAKLGNSQPQQAVQTAENSAKEEANEGGLKLQAAQVFLGLSAENKADAIRFAGEQLVKAGFVEPSYVNAMFAREEMVSTYLGEGLAVPHGTSDAKDSVIKTGIVVCQYPNGVRFTDEEDGVAKLVVGIAAKGNDHIQILSSITNALDDEEAMKTLTSTNDVEKVLALLAK; encoded by the coding sequence ATGTCTAATGTTAAAGTGAAAGTCCAAGGTTTTGGGCGTTTCTTATCAAATATGGTGATGCCGAACATCGGTGCGTTTATCGCCTGGGGTTTCATCACCGCCTTATTTATTCCAACCGGTTGGTTACCAAACGAAACCTTCGCAAAACTGGTCGGCCCGATGATTCAATACTTGCTGCCGCTGTTAATCGGTTATAGCGGCGGTAAATTAGTCGGCGGCGAGCGTGGTGCGGTGGTCGGTGCGATTACCACTATGGGTATCATTGTCGGTACGGATATTCCAATGTTCTTAGGGGCGATGATCGTGGGCCCACTGGGCGGCTGGGCGATCAAAACCTTCGATAAAGCTATTGAAGGCAAAGTGAAAAGCGGCTTTGAGATGTTGGTAAACAACTTCTCGGTCGGTATCATCGGGATGATTTTAGCGATGTTATCCTTCGCTTTCATCGGCGGTATTGTGACCCAAATTTCTGCGGCGTTAGGTGCAGGTGTAGGGGCGTTGGTTGATGCAGGGTTACTGCCATTAACTTCCATCATCGTTGAACCGGCGAAAATCCTGTTCTTAAACAATGCGATCAACCACGGTGTGTTCACCCCGCTTGGTACGGCACAAGCACAAGAAGTGGGTAAATCTATCCTATTCTTGATTGAAGCGAACCCGGGCCCGGGCTTTGGTATCCTGTTGGCGTATATGTTCTTCGGTCGTGGCACAGCAAAACAAACCGCAGGGAGTGCGTCAATCATTCACTTCTTAGGTGGTATTCACGAAATTTACTTCCCGTATGTGTTAATGAGCCCACGTTTAATTTTAGCGGTGATCGCTGGTGGTGCAACAGGCGTGTTAACTAACTCATTATTAGGCGGTGGCTTGATTGCGCCGGCTTCTCCGGGTTCAATCTTCGCGGTACTGGCGATGACCGCACCGGGTGCACACTTTGCAGTGATCGCCTCTGTGGTACTCTCTTGTGCAGTCACCTTCGCCTTAGCGTCTATCTTACTCAAAACTCAAAAAGGTGAAGCCTCATTAGAAGATGCACAAGCACAAACCCAAGCGATGAAAGCGGAAAGCAAAGGTATTGCGACCGCAGCGGTAAACGGCAATGTTCGCAAAATCTATGTGGCGTGCGATGCCGGTATGGGTTCAAGCGCAATGGGCGCGAGTATGTTACGCAAAAAAGTACAAGCAGCCGGCTTAAACATTGAAGTGCAAAACTTAGCGATCAACGATTTACCGCAAGATGCACAGCTGGTTATCACCCACAAAGACTTAACCGCCCGTGCGCAACAACGTGTAGCGACCGCTCAACACTTATCTTTAACCAACTTCTTAGACAGTGCATTCTATGACGGTTTAGTGGCGAAATTAGGCAACAGCCAGCCACAACAAGCGGTGCAAACGGCTGAAAATTCTGCAAAAGAAGAAGCAAACGAAGGCGGTTTAAAACTGCAAGCAGCCCAAGTTTTCTTAGGCTTATCAGCCGAAAACAAAGCGGACGCTATCCGCTTCGCCGGTGAACAGTTAGTGAAAGCCGGTTTCGTTGAGCCAAGCTATGTCAATGCGATGTTCGCCCGTGAAGAGATGGTTTCTACCTACTTAGGCGAAGGCTTAGCCGTACCACACGGCACATCTGATGCGAAAGATAGCGTGATCAAAACCGGTATCGTGGTGTGCCAATATCCAAACGGCGTACGCTTCACCGATGAAGAAGACGGCGTGGCGAAACTGGTTGTCGGTATCGCCGCTAAAGGCAACGACCACATTCAGATTTTAAGCAGCATTACCAATGCGCTTGACGATGAAGAGGCGATGAAAACATTGACCTCAACCAACGATGTTGAGAAGGTGTTGGCGTTGCTAGCGAAGTAA
- a CDS encoding mannitol-1-phosphate 5-dehydrogenase codes for MNALHFGAGNIGRGFIGKLLADAGIFVTFADINQTQIDQINQNKQYGVKIVGDDSRVEIVKNIAAINSKDEHAVIEQVKTTDLITTAVGPNVLGFIAPLFAKTLVARVESGNTQPLNIIACENMVRGTSFFKGKIFENLTAEQQAEIEKFVGFVDSAVDRIVPPAEANPADPLEVTVEEFSEWIVDQTQFKGEIPQIKGMELTDNLMAFVERKLFTLNTGHLICAYLGKQAGVQWIKEAIAIDEIKAQVKATMEESGAVLIKRYGFDAQAHAAYIEKILKRFANPYLNDDVNRVGREPIRKLSENDRLIKPLRGTLEYGLPYANLVKGVVMALHYRNEDDPQAVELADFLAKNGVEAAVKKYTGLTDQTVIDHIVALYK; via the coding sequence ATGAACGCACTCCATTTCGGTGCAGGCAATATCGGGCGTGGTTTTATCGGCAAATTACTCGCCGATGCCGGCATTTTCGTGACTTTTGCCGACATTAACCAAACCCAAATCGACCAAATCAACCAAAACAAACAGTACGGCGTGAAAATCGTGGGTGACGACAGCCGTGTTGAAATCGTGAAAAACATCGCTGCCATCAACTCGAAAGACGAACATGCAGTGATTGAGCAAGTAAAAACTACTGATTTAATCACCACCGCTGTCGGCCCGAACGTGTTGGGCTTTATCGCCCCATTGTTCGCCAAAACGTTAGTCGCCCGTGTGGAAAGCGGCAATACTCAACCGCTGAACATCATTGCTTGTGAAAATATGGTGCGTGGCACGAGTTTCTTCAAAGGCAAAATTTTCGAAAACTTGACCGCTGAACAACAAGCAGAAATAGAGAAATTTGTTGGTTTTGTGGATTCTGCGGTAGATAGAATTGTGCCGCCAGCCGAAGCGAACCCAGCCGATCCACTGGAAGTGACGGTGGAAGAGTTCAGCGAGTGGATTGTCGATCAAACCCAATTCAAGGGCGAGATCCCGCAAATCAAAGGTATGGAGCTGACCGACAACTTAATGGCGTTCGTGGAACGTAAACTGTTCACCCTCAACACGGGGCATTTAATCTGTGCCTACCTCGGTAAACAGGCGGGCGTGCAGTGGATTAAAGAGGCGATTGCGATTGATGAAATCAAAGCCCAAGTGAAAGCGACAATGGAAGAGAGCGGTGCAGTGCTGATTAAGCGTTACGGCTTTGATGCACAAGCCCACGCTGCCTACATCGAAAAAATCCTCAAACGTTTTGCTAACCCATACCTTAACGATGACGTAAATCGTGTAGGGCGTGAGCCAATCCGCAAACTGAGCGAAAACGACCGCTTAATCAAGCCACTGCGTGGTACGTTAGAATACGGCTTGCCGTATGCGAACCTCGTCAAAGGCGTAGTGATGGCGTTGCACTACCGCAACGAAGACGACCCACAAGCGGTTGAATTAGCCGATTTTCTTGCAAAAAACGGCGTGGAAGCGGCGGTAAAAAAATACACCGGCTTAACAGACCAAACTGTTATCGATCATATTGTTGCTTTATACAAATAG
- a CDS encoding MltR family transcriptional regulator, producing the protein MVDYIDKLNEEPTLRGFLTLATQLFSNQVEQLIERVFRKTDFALKSVVDSLFEHQGPLAELSVRLKVLLGLGVISPKVFEDISLFLEVKQHLYEEEEEFSFSHPAVVQFVKDLHHIDFFPINELLKGKSSQGNKGSMLFQMQQMRLEKMIRSSLILAITEIDEQLNVESPL; encoded by the coding sequence ATTGTGGATTATATAGACAAACTAAACGAGGAACCTACATTAAGAGGGTTCCTCACTCTTGCAACTCAGCTATTTTCCAACCAAGTTGAACAGCTAATTGAGCGGGTATTTCGCAAAACTGATTTTGCCTTAAAATCGGTGGTGGATTCTTTATTTGAGCACCAAGGCCCTTTAGCTGAACTGTCGGTTCGCTTAAAAGTATTACTTGGGTTGGGCGTGATTTCTCCTAAAGTGTTTGAAGACATTTCACTCTTTCTTGAAGTCAAACAGCATTTATATGAAGAAGAGGAGGAGTTCTCTTTTTCACACCCTGCTGTAGTGCAATTTGTAAAAGATTTACATCATATTGATTTTTTCCCCATCAATGAATTGCTAAAAGGTAAATCCTCGCAGGGTAATAAAGGCTCCATGTTATTTCAAATGCAGCAAATGCGTTTAGAAAAAATGATCCGTTCAAGCTTGATTCTTGCTATTACTGAAATTGACGAGCAACTTAATGTTGAAAGTCCGCTGTAA
- a CDS encoding SLC13 family permease: MQSLLSFLPDFLQQPLFWVMTLLIFAIWQFIQNKLRMDIVALIVMLFFSLTGILSVNEVLAGLSDPNVVLIALLFIVGEGLVRTGVANQVSDWLVRVSGANETKVLILLMLSIAGLGSFMSSTGIVAIFIPVVLAICSGMGISPRRLMMPLSIAGLISGMMTLIATPPNLVAHSELVKSGFEGFNFFSFTPIGLIILVLGIGYMLIARRWLDNGEQNENQSSIQDFSMSHLIEEYQLQGRAKMLLVEPDSECVGKTIGQLNLRIEYGLNIVAIQRNKHFRTITINASVNEAFQPKDILLLDTALDAETYQRCYEHLKLKPIALKGEYFSSYAKSVGMAEISVMPEAECIGKTIRELKFRSKYHLSIVGLKRNGEIIQNELIETPLKFGDILLVMGVWQQIRKMDNDNRDFFLLRSPEESKKAPPALSQAPHALFAVFTMVVLMITGIVPNVMAALIACLLLVKFRCVDIKSAYESIHMPSIVLIVGMMPFSIALQKTGGVDLIVQFLLEVMQDLDVHFVLITLFVFTAVISAFISNTATAILVMPIALAIAKQLGYSPAPFAMIVAVSASAAFMTPVSSPVNTMVMAPAGYKFIDFVKIGVPFTLLVMLVSVFIIPILFPL; this comes from the coding sequence ATGCAATCGCTTCTCTCTTTTCTTCCCGATTTCTTACAACAACCGCTCTTTTGGGTAATGACGTTGCTCATTTTTGCTATTTGGCAATTTATCCAAAACAAATTGCGGATGGATATTGTGGCATTAATTGTCATGCTCTTTTTCAGTCTAACCGGTATTTTATCAGTTAACGAAGTGCTTGCCGGGCTTAGCGATCCAAATGTAGTACTGATTGCCTTACTCTTTATTGTGGGGGAAGGTTTAGTGCGAACGGGTGTAGCAAATCAAGTCAGTGATTGGTTAGTGAGAGTATCGGGAGCAAATGAAACGAAGGTATTGATTTTATTAATGCTTTCTATTGCAGGGCTTGGTTCATTTATGAGTTCTACCGGCATTGTGGCGATTTTTATCCCGGTAGTATTAGCCATTTGTTCAGGCATGGGAATTTCACCTCGCCGCCTAATGATGCCTCTAAGTATTGCCGGCTTAATCAGCGGAATGATGACTTTAATTGCAACACCGCCCAACTTAGTAGCCCATTCTGAATTAGTAAAAAGTGGTTTTGAAGGCTTCAACTTCTTTAGCTTCACACCAATAGGCCTAATCATTTTAGTGCTGGGAATCGGCTATATGCTGATTGCTCGTCGATGGTTGGATAACGGAGAACAAAACGAAAACCAATCTAGCATTCAAGATTTCTCAATGTCGCATCTTATTGAAGAATATCAGCTACAAGGTCGAGCAAAAATGTTATTGGTTGAACCGGATTCCGAATGTGTGGGTAAAACTATCGGGCAACTAAATCTACGTATTGAATATGGATTAAATATTGTTGCCATTCAACGTAACAAACATTTTAGAACTATCACTATCAATGCATCTGTTAATGAGGCTTTCCAACCAAAAGATATTTTATTGCTTGATACTGCATTAGATGCAGAAACTTATCAACGCTGCTATGAACACTTAAAATTAAAACCCATTGCATTAAAAGGTGAGTATTTTTCCTCCTACGCTAAATCTGTCGGTATGGCAGAAATTTCTGTGATGCCGGAAGCAGAATGCATAGGTAAAACGATTCGCGAACTGAAATTCCGTTCAAAATACCATTTAAGCATTGTAGGCTTAAAACGCAATGGCGAAATTATTCAAAACGAGCTTATCGAAACACCCCTTAAGTTTGGTGATATTTTATTGGTGATGGGCGTTTGGCAACAAATCCGAAAAATGGATAACGATAACCGAGATTTCTTCTTACTTAGATCACCGGAAGAAAGCAAAAAAGCCCCACCGGCATTAAGCCAAGCTCCTCATGCTTTATTTGCCGTTTTTACAATGGTGGTATTAATGATTACAGGCATTGTGCCAAATGTAATGGCAGCGCTAATTGCCTGTTTGTTATTAGTAAAATTCCGATGTGTAGATATAAAAAGTGCTTATGAATCTATTCATATGCCAAGTATCGTATTAATTGTAGGAATGATGCCTTTTTCAATTGCATTACAAAAAACAGGCGGGGTTGATTTAATCGTACAATTCCTACTTGAAGTTATGCAAGATTTAGATGTCCATTTTGTATTAATCACTCTCTTTGTCTTTACCGCTGTCATTAGTGCTTTCATTTCAAATACAGCAACTGCGATCTTAGTTATGCCGATTGCACTTGCGATAGCTAAACAGCTCGGCTACTCTCCTGCTCCATTTGCAATGATTGTTGCAGTTTCCGCTTCCGCTGCATTTATGACTCCGGTATCTTCACCGGTTAATACGATGGTCATGGCACCTGCCGGTTATAAGTTTATTGATTTCGTCAAAATCGGCGTCCCCTTTACCCTATTGGTTATGTTGGTTTCTGTATTTATTATTCCTATCTTATTTCCACTATAG
- a CDS encoding Slam-dependent surface lipoprotein, protein MKFGHIDGYVFTQGDVTPKASIPTSGNATYLVDGVFVANGKTSTSQGHSLNVDFANKTLNGTIATDVTVTNAKISGNEFEGKAVHNGKSAELEGHFYGSNAAEIGGAYSSSNFSGAFGGKKQ, encoded by the coding sequence GTGAAATTTGGTCATATTGATGGCTATGTATTTACACAAGGAGATGTAACACCAAAAGCTAGCATTCCAACCAGCGGCAACGCAACTTATCTTGTAGATGGTGTTTTTGTTGCAAACGGTAAAACCTCAACTTCCCAAGGTCATAGCCTAAACGTTGATTTTGCGAATAAAACTTTAAATGGTACTATCGCAACTGATGTAACAGTAACAAATGCTAAAATCAGTGGCAATGAATTTGAAGGTAAAGCCGTTCATAATGGTAAATCAGCAGAACTAGAAGGTCATTTCTATGGCTCGAATGCTGCTGAAATTGGTGGTGCTTATAGCTCATCAAACTTCTCAGGTGCATTTGGCGGTAAAAAACAATAA